The Gemmatimonadota bacterium genomic sequence AAAGGCCACGGCCTCCTTGGCGTCCGAGGACAGGCCGTGATCATCGGAAGTGGATATCTCGACAGGCGCCAGCACCCGGGCGAGTCGCTCGAGCAGGAAACCGTTTCTGGCTCCGCCGCCGCTCACGATCAGTTCGTCCAGGCGCGTGACGACGGGAATGACGAACCGTCGACAGGCGTCCTCAATGGAACGAACGGTGATTTCCGTGGCAGTCGCAAGCAGATCCTCGCTGCTGAGCCCGGCCTCCCGACCCGCGCGAACCAGGGTTGACGCGCAACGGTCACCGAACAGTTCCCGGCCCGTGGACTTGGGAGGCGGCTGCTCGAAGTAGGGCATGGCCAGCACGTCCGTTACCAGGCTTTCCGTAGCCTTGCCGCGCCTTGCGGCCGCGCCGCCCGCATCCATGTCGCGTCCCAGTTCCGCCCGGGCGACGGCATCGATCAGCATGTTGGCCGGGCCCGTATCGAAAGCCAGCACGTCTTCGGGTTTCGGGTCCGCGGGCAGCACGGTGAGATTCGCGATGCCCCCCAGGTTCAGTAGTCCCCGGGCCTTTTCGGGATGCCTGAAGAGCAGGTAGTCCACATAGGGCACGAGCGGAGCGCCCTGTCCGCCCCGGGCCACGTCCGCCGCCCGGAAGTCGCCAACCGTCACCACGCCGGT encodes the following:
- a CDS encoding anhydro-N-acetylmuramic acid kinase, with amino-acid sequence MTWWQVTKPAVRGSTVVLSGFHTTQDRRIIGLMSGTSADGIDAAVIRLGEKDDRLSLDVLGFDTVAFPSGLRDRLMEVSDAKTGRIDELCRLHFELGELFARAAFVVAGSTGLSMEEIDLIGSHGQTVQHLPERERRFDVETGATLQIGDPSVIAQRTGVVTVGDFRAADVARGGQGAPLVPYVDYLLFRHPEKARGLLNLGGIANLTVLPADPKPEDVLAFDTGPANMLIDAVARAELGRDMDAGGAAARRGKATESLVTDVLAMPYFEQPPPKSTGRELFGDRCASTLVRAGREAGLSSEDLLATATEITVRSIEDACRRFVIPVVTRLDELIVSGGGARNGFLLERLARVLAPVEISTSDDHGLSSDAKEAVAFAVLADRTVRGRQGSLPGATGADRPAVLGKICLPG